DNA from Mycolicibacterium alvei:
TGCCCAAAAATTTCTCGGTAGCCGGACCCGCAGACGCCTACACCGCAACCGTCACCGGTTTCCTGCGCTGCGTGCTGGAGAACCCGGCGCGCTGGCGGCTCATTCTCACGGTGCCCGACAGCGCTCCGCGCGACTTTCACGCCGCGGTCCGCAGCGCCCGCAACGAGATCCTCACGCAGATCGAGCACATGGCGAAAGCGGGCATAGCGGTGGATCCTCGGCTTTCCGCCCTGGATCCCGAGCTTCTCGGCCACACCTTGCTGTCGTTCGCCGAGATGCTCGGCCGCCTGGCCGTGCACGACCCGGCCAGCTACCCGCGCGACCGGCTCGAGCAATATGCCACCGCGGCAATGACGATGTTCGCCGGGCCTGGCGAGCTGACGGGGGCGCTTACCCGCTCTGACCGCAGGCGGCCAGCACCAATTCGCGAACCCGTGCCGCGTCGGCCGAGCCCTTGGTGGCCTTCATCACCGCGCCGACGATCGCCCCGGCGGCCTGGATCTTGCCGCCGCGGATCTTGTCCACGACATCGGGCTGAGCCTCGAGCGCTTTATCAATGGCAGCCTGGATCACCGAGTCGTCGCGCTCGAGCGCCAGACCACGGTCGGCCATCACCTGCTCGGGTTCGCCCTCGCCGGCCAGCACTCCTTCGATGACCTGGCGGGCCAGCTTGTTGGACAGCTTGCCCTCGTCGACGAGCGTGACCACGGCGGCCACCTGGGCCGGGGTGATCGCCAATGCCTCGAGTTCGACCTCGGACTCGTTCGCCTTCTGCACCAGGAAGTTGCCCCACCAGGCGCGGGCAGCCTCGCTGGAGGCGCCGTGGGAGACGGTGGCGGCCACCAACTCCACCGCGCCGGCGTTGACCAGATCACGCATCACCTCGTCGGAGATGCCCCAATCCTGCTGAATCCGCTTGCGTGCCAGCCATGGCAGCTCAGGGATGGTCTCGCGCAGCCGTTCGACCAATTCGGCACTGGGAGCAACCGGCTCAAGGTCGGGCTCGGGAAAGTACCGGTAGTCCTCCGCGGTCTCCTTGCTGCGACCGGGTGAGGTGTAGCCGTCCTCGTGGAAATGGCGCGTCTCCTGGGTGACCGTGCCGCCGGAATTGAGAACTGCTGCCTGACGGCGCATTTCGTACCGGACCGCCACCTCGACGCTCTTGAGTGAGTTCACGTTCTTGGTCTCGGTGCGGGTGCCGAACTCGGTGGCCCCGACCGGCTTGAGGGACAGGTTCGAGTCACACCGCATCGATCCCTGGTCCATCCGCACATCCGATACGCCCAAGCTGCGCAGCAGGTCTCGCAGTGCGGTCACATACGCGCGGGCGATCTCCGGTGCGCGTGCCCCGGTCCCCTCGATCGGCCTGGTGACGATCTCGACGAGCGGAACGCCCGCACGGTTGAAATCGGCGAGCGAGGTCGTGGCGCCCGCGATGCGACCGGTATCGCTGCCCAGGTGGGTCAGCTTGCCGGTGTCCTCCTCCATGTGCGCACGCTCGATCTCCACGCGGAAGGTGGTGCCATCGTCGAGCGGAACGTCGAGGTAGCCGTCGACCGCGATCGGTTCGTCGTACTGCGAGATCTGGTAGTTCTTCGGCTGGTCGGGGTAGAAGTAGTTCTTCCGGGCGAACCGGCCCCACGGCGCGATGTCGCAGTTGAGTGCCAGGCCGATGCGGATCGCCGACTCGACCGCCGCCGCGTTGAGCACCGGCAGCGAACCGGGCAGCCCCAGACACACCGGGCAGACGAGCGTGTTGGGCTCGGCTCCGAACCGGTTGGCGCAGCCGCAGAACATCTTGGTGGCCGTGGACAGCTCGACGTGTACCTCCATGCCCATCACGGGCTCATAGGCGGCGATGACGTCGTCATAGTCAACGAGTTCAGCGGTAGCGACAGACATGCCGTCGATCCTAATGGGGCCCCGACCGCGCCCTCCCGGCGAGCAGGGAAACGGACTAGCCGAAGAACTCGGCGGCGTCGTCGTAACGGGACTGCGGTACCAGTTTGAGCCGGCGGGTCGCATCGGCCAGCGATACCCGGCCGATGTCCTGGCCCTGCAACGACACCATCATCCCGTACTCCCCGGCGTGCGCGGCATCGGCCGCGTTGACCCCGAACCGGGTGGCCAGCACCCGGTCGTACGCCGTCGGGGTACCGCCGCGCTGGACGTGGCCGAGGACCGTGACGCGCACATCCTTTTTGATCCGCTTCTCCACCTCGAGCGCCAACTGCTGTGCCACACCGGTGAACTTCTCGTGCCCGAACTCGTCCATGCCGCCCTGACGCAGTTGCATCGTGCCCTCGGCGGGCTTAGCCCCCTCGGCCACCACGCAGATGAAGTGTGACGATCCGTGCTGGAACCGCTTCTTGACCAGTCGGCACACTTCCTCGACGTCGAAGGGTTGCTCGGGAATCAGCGTCATATGGGCACCCGAGGCCAGTCCGGCGTTCAGCGCAATCCAGCCCGCATGCCGGCCCATCACCTCGACCAGCATGACCCGCTGGTGCGATTCGGCGGTGCTGTGCAACCGGTCGATGGCCTCGGTCGCCACCTGAAGAGCCGTGTCGTGACCGAAAGTCACGTCCGTGCAGTCGATGTCGTTGTCGATGGTCTTGGGCACCCCGACCACCGGCACGTTCTCCTCGGACAACCAGTGCGCGGCGGTCAACGTCCCTTCACCGCCGATCGGGATCAACACGTCGATCCCGTTGTCTTCGAGGGTCTGCTTGATCTGATCCAGGCCGGCCCGCAGTTTGTCGGGGTTGACCCGGGCGGTGCCCAGGACGGTGCCGCCCTTGGCCAGCAGCCGGTCATTGCGATCATCGTTGGCCAGTTGGATACGGCGATCCTCCAACAGCCCGCGCCAGCCGTCGAGAAATCCGACCACCGACGAGTTGTAGCGCTGGTCGCAGGTACGCACCACCGCCCGGATCACCGCGTTCAGGCCAGGACAGTCACCGCCGCCGGTGAGAACTCCGATCCGCATGCGCACCATCTTGCCCCGCCCGGCACAACCGCGCCGGGCATCAGGGTGTGCCGGCTACAACGCGCTGGGCAGCGGACCGCGGGCAGCCTCGTAGGCAGCGCCGACGCGATACAGCCGGTCGTCGGCCAGGGCCGGCGCCATGATCTGCAGGCCGACGGGCAGGCCGTCGTCGGGCGAGAGACCCGACGGCACCGACATGCCACAGTGTCCGGCGAGGTTCAGCGGCAGCGTGCACAGATCGAACAGGTACATGGCCAGCGGATCGTCGACCTTCTCCCCTAGGCCGAAGGCCGTAGTAGGAGTCGTCGGGGACACCAGCACATCCACGTTCTGGTAGGCCTGCTCCAGGTCGCGGGCGATCAGCGTCCTGACCTTCTGCGCCTGGTTGTAGTAGGCGTCGTAGTAGCCCGCCGACAACGCGTAGGTGCCGATCATGATCCGGCGCTTGACCTCCGGGCCGAATCCGGCGGCCCGGGTCAGCGCCATGACCTCCTCGGCGCTGTGCGTGCCGTCGTCGCCGACCCGCAGCCCGAAGCGCATCGCGTCGAATCGCGCCAGGTTGCTCGACACCTCAGAGGGCAGGATCAGGTAGTAGGCATCCATCGCATGGTCGAAATGCGGGCAGTCCACCTCGGAGACCTCGGCGCCGAGCGCGGTCAGCTGGGCGACTGCGGCATTGAACGACTCCAGCACGCCCGGCTGGTATCCCTCACCGCGCAGCTGCTTGACGACGCCCACGCGCACGCCCTTGAGATCGCCTGCCGCACCGGCCCGGGCAGCACCGACCACATCGGGCACCGGGGCATCGACGGAGGTGGAGTCGCGCGGGTCGTGGCCGGCGATCACCTGATGCAGCAGCGCGGTGTCCAGCACCGTGCGGGCACACGGGCCGCCCTGGTCCAGCGAGGACGCACAGGCGATCAGGCCGTAGCGCGAGACGGTGCCGTAGGTGGGCTTGACGCCGACGGTCGCCGTGAGCGCGGCGGGCTGACGGATCGACCCGCCGGTGTCGGTGCCGATGGCCAGCGGGGCCTGGTAGGCGGCAAGGGCCGCAGCGCTACCGCCGCCCGATCCGCCGGGCACCCGCTCGGTGTTCCACGGATTGCGCGTCGGGCCGTAGGCCGAATTCTCGGTAGACGATCCCATGGCGAATTCGTCCATGTTCGTCTTGCCGAGGATCGGGATGCCAGCGGCACGCAGCTTGGCCGTGACGGTCGCGTCGTACGGCGAACGCCAACCCTCGAGGATCTTGGATCCCGCGGTGGTCGGCATGTCGGTGGCGGTGAAGACGTCCTTGAGCGCCAATGGCACCCCGGCCAGCGGCGAGGGCAGCGTCTCACCGGCAGCCACGGCGGCGTCGATCCGCGCCGCGGTCTCCAGCGCGGAATCCGCCGCCACGTGCAGGAAGGCGTTGAAGCGTTCGTCGGTCCCGGCGATCTGGTCCAGATGGGCCTGGGTCACCTCGGTCGAGGACACCTCCTTGGCCGCAATCTGGGCACCCAGGGTCGCCGCATCGCGACGGATCAACTCACTCATGCTCGTCATTCACCCTCTCCGAGAATCCGCGGCACGGCGAAGCGCCCGTCTTCGGCGCGCGGCGCGGCAGCCAGCGCTTCCTCCTGCGTCAGGCACGTCGCGACCACGTCGGGCCGGCTGACGTTGACGTCCTTCAGCGGGTTGTCCGTCGCCTCCACACCGGTGACGTCGACGGACTGGATCTGGCTGACGTGGCCGAGGATGGCATCCAGCTGGCCGGCGAAGCTGTCCAGCTCGTCATCGCTCAGGGCCAGACGCGCCAGACGCGCCAGATGGGCAACCTCGTCTCGGGAGATCTTCGACACGACAAAGCAGCCTAGTCAAGCCACCAAACCGGGTTTCGGCGGGCAGGAGCGCAGCGACTCGGGGATCGGTCCAGCCCCGGCGGTACTCCGGGCCGGTCACCGACATGCTCGACTGCACGCCCTGTGCAAAGGTGATGTACGTGCCTTCGTATCTGCTGCGGGTCCAGCTTGAGGACCGACCAGGCAGCCTCGGCTCACTTGCCGTGGCCCTGGGCTCGGTCGGCGCCGACATCCTGTCGCTCGACGTCGTCGAGCGCGGGGCCGGCTACGCGATCGACGATCTGGTCGTCGACCTGCCACTGGGCTCCATGCCGGACACTTTGATCACGGCCGCCGAAAACCTGTCGGGCGTCTACGTCGACAGCATCCGTCCGCACATCGGGCTGCTGGAGGCACATCGTGAACTCGAACTGATCGACCATGTCGCCGCAGCGCATTCGAAGGCCGCCCGGCTGCAGGTGCTCGCCGAAGAAGCCCCACGGGTTCTGCGGGTCGGCTGGTGCACCGTGGTCCGGTCCACCGCGTCGGGTGTGGAACGCATCGCCGCGAGCCATGGCGCGCCCGAGACCAAGGCGGTGTCGGCGCCGTGGTTGCCGTTGCAGCAGGCCGCCGAGCTCGACGGCACCCAGGATTGGGTGCCGCAGGTGTGGCGCGACATGGACACCACACTGGCCGCCGCACCCTTGGGTGACCCCGATACCGCGGTCCTGCTGGGCCGTCCCGGCGGCCCGGGGTTCCGGCCCTCGGAGGTGGCCCGGCTGGGTTACCTGGCCGGCATCGTCGCCACCATCCTGCGCTGAGGTACCGGCCTAACTCTCATCGGTTGTCGCCTCGTCGGGCACCGATTGCGGGCCTTCGGCGAGCAACGTCCGGAACCCGTCTTCGTCGAGAATCGGCACCCCGAGCTCCACGGCTTTGTCGTACTTGGATCCCGGCGCGTCCCCGGCCACCACGTAGGCGGTCTTCTTCGACACCGAGCTCGCGGCCTTGCCGCCGCGGCTGATGATGGCCTCTTTGGCCTGGTCGCGGGAGAACCCGGGCAGCGACCCGGTCACCACGATCGACAGGCCTTCCAGCGTGCGCTCGATGCTGGCGTCGCGCTCGTCGGCCATCCGGACCCCGGCAGCGCGCCACTTGTCCACGATGGCGCGGTGCCAATCGACGGTGAACCAGTCGATGACCGCGGCGGCGATCGTCGGGCCCACGCCCTCCACGGCCGCGAGCCGCTCCTCGGAGGCTGCGACGATGGCGTCCAGGCTGGCGAACTCGGTGGCCAGTGCCCGGGCCGCGGTCGGGCCCACGTGGCGGATCGACAACGCCACCAGCACCCGCCACAGGGGCTGGGCCTTGGCCTTGTCCAGATTTGCCAGCAGCCGTTTGCCGTTGGCCGACAGTTCCCCGGCCTTGGTGGTGAACAGCTCGGTGCGCAGCAACTGCTCGGCGGTCAGGGTGAACAGATCGCCCTCGTCGGCGATCACCCCGGCCTGCAGCAGTGCGGCGGCCGCCTCGTAGCCGAGGCCTTCGATGTCGAATGCACCGCGGCCCGCGACGTGAAACACCCTCTCCCGCAACTGCGCCGGGCAACTGCGGGTATTCGGGCAGCGGATGTCGGCGTCGCCCTCCTTGGCCGGGGCCAACGGGGTGCCGCACTCGGGGCAGTTGGTCGGCATGACGAACGCATGCTCGGACCCGTCGCGCAGGTCGACCACCGGACCGAGCACCTCGGGAATGACGTCACCGGCCTTGCGAATCACCACGGTGTCGCCGATCAGCACCCCCTTGCGCTGCACTTCGGTCGCGTTGTGCAGGGTGGCCAGGCCGACCGTCGAGCCCGCCACCTTGACCGGCTCCATGTACGCGAACGGCGTGACCCGACCGGTGCGTCCCACGCTCACCCGGATGTCGAGCAGCTTCGTGGTGGCCTCCTCCGGTGGGTATTTGTAGGCCACGGCCCAGCGGGGTGCGCGTGAGGTCGCGCCGAGCCGGCGCTGCAGCGCCACCTCGTCGACCTTGACGACCAGGCCGTCGATCTCGTGGTCGACGTCATGACGGTGCTCCCCCCAGTAGGCGATCCGCTCGGCGACCGCGGCCACACCGGACACCTTCGCCGTGTGCTCGGACACCGGCAGCCCCCACTGGCCCAGCGCGCGATACGCGTCATGCAGTGACGGTGGATTGAACCCCTCGGAATGGCCGAGCCCGTGGCAGATCATCCGTAACCGACGGCGCGCGGTGACCGCTGGATTCTTCTGGCGCAGCGAGCCCGCCGCGCTGTTGCGTGGGTTGGCGAAGGGCGGCTTGCCCTCGGCCACCAAACCGGCGTTGAGCTCCTCGAAGTCGGCGACCCGGAAGAACACCTCACCGCGCACCTCCAGCACGGCGGGTACCGGAAACTCGTCGGAGGCCGTCAGCTGTTCGGGGATGTTGGTGATGGTGCGGGCGTTGAGCGTCACGTCCTCGCCGCTGCGCCCGTCACCTCGGGTGGCGGCCCGCACCAGCCGGCCGTTGCGGTAGACGAGCGCCAGTGCGACGCCGTCGATTTTCAGCTCGCACAGAAAATGCGCGGAATCACCCGTCTCCCCGCTGATCCGGGCCGCCCAGGCCGACAGCTCTTCGGAATCGAACACGTTGTCCAGGGACAACATTCGTTCCAGGTGCTCGGCCGGGGCGAATTCGGTGGCGAACCCGGCGCCGCCGACGAGTTGCGTCGGAGAATCCGGGGTCCGCAGCTCGGGATGCTCCTCCTCGAGCGCCTGCAACTGCCGCAGCAGTACGTCGAAATCGGCATCGGAGATGATCGGCGCGTCTTTGACGTAGTACCGGAACTGATGCCCCCGCACCTCTTCTGCGAGTTCCTGCCAACGTCGTCGCAGGTCAGCGTCTGCAGTGTCGTTCGAGGTCACCCCCGCAGGCTAGTCGAACGGACCGACAGTCAGATCGGCCGCCGTAAGTCGAGGGCGGGTCCGGCCCTCCCCACTAATCTAGGGACATGCCGCACCCGATCATGTTCAGCGACGATGACTTGGGCTTGGCCGAACTCCGTACCGTTGCGCTGGGATTTCCCGAGGCCTTCGAGAAGATCTCGTGGGGCCGGCCGGTGTTCTGCGCGCCGAAGATGTTCGCCATGTACGGCGGCAACGTCAAACCCGAGAGCCGCGGCGAGATGGTGCCGTATCCGCATTCCCTGCTGATCAAGGTCGACGAGAGCGACCGCCGGGCACTCGAACAGGACAGTCGCTTCTTCTTCCCGGCCTACATGGGCCCCTTCGGCTGGCTCGGCCTGGATTTCACTGCGGCGAAGGTGGATTGGGCCGAAGTCCGCGAACTCGTCGACGCCTCGTTCCGCCTGGTCGCAGCGCGCCGGCTCATCAAACAACTCAACGAGAACTGATCGGACGCAACCATGAGTTTCGCCAGCCCCTTCCCCGACGTCGACCTGCCGACCGTCAGCGTCTACGACTACCTGTTCGCCGACATGTCGGCGGCCGACGCCGGCCGGATCGCCCTGGTGGACGCCAAGTCCGGTACCGAGACCAGCTACGGCGATCTGGTGAGCCGGATCGACGCATTCGCCGGCGGGCTGGCGGCCCGCGGGATCGGCGTCGGTGACGTGGTGGCGCTGCTGTCCCCCAACAGTTCGGGTTTCGCGATCGCATTCCACGGGATCCTGCGTGCGGGCGCCACCGCCACCACCGTCAACGCACTGTTCACTGCGCGGGACATCGCCAAGCAGCTCAAGGATTCGAAGGCCCGCCTGTTGGTCACGGTGAGCGCGCTGCTGCCGCAGGCCACCGAGGGCGCGGCCGCCGCGGGCCTGGCCCCCGACCAGGTGGTGGTGCTGGACGGCGACGGCCTCGGCGCGCAGGGCCCGGCGCCCGAGGTGAGCTTCGATCCGGCCACGCACCTGGCCGTGCTCCCGTACAGCTCGGGCACCACGGCCAACCCCAAGGGCGTCATGCTCACCCACGCCAACCTGACCGCCAACGTGGCTCAGATCCGACCGCTGCAGGGCATGACCTCCGATGACCGGCTGTTGGCCGTGCTGCCGTTCTTTCACATCTACGGCATGACGGTGCTGCTCAACGCGGCTCTGCACGCGCGCGCCCAACTGGTCATCATGCCGTCGTTCGATCTCGGTGAGTTCCTGGACAACATCGCAACGCACCGCTGCACGTTCGTCTACATCGCCCCGCCGGTCGCCGTCGCCCTGGCCAAGCACCCACTCGTGGACTCCTATGACCTCTCCTCGTTGCGCGCCGTGTTGTCCGGTGCGGCCTCGCTCGACGCCGACCTCGGTCGGGCTGTGGCGGATCGATTGAGCTGCACGGTGTCTCAGGGCTACGGCATGAGCGAGTTGAGTCCGGTCAGCCACATCACCCCGCACGACGGCGGACTGGCATCGGTCGGCACGCTCGCACCGCTGGCCTCGTGCGGCTGGACCGTCCCCAACGGCGTGAGCAAGCTCGTCGACCCCGACACCGGCCATGAAATCGGGATCCCGGCAGAGGGTTTGAGCGAGACCGGCGAACTGTGGTTCAAGGGGCCGAACGTGATGGCCGGCTACCTCAACAATGAGGCGGCCACCCGGGAGACCATCGACGCCGACGGTTTCCTGCACACCGGGGATCTGGCCCAGGTCGATTCCACCGGCTGTGTCTACGTCGTCGACCGACTGAAGGAACTCATCAAGTACAAGGGCTACCAGGTGCCACCGGCCGAACTGGAGGCCGTACTGCTGGGTCATCCCGCCATCGCCGATGCCGCGGTGATCGGGGTACAGGACAGCGAATCCGGCGAGGAGATACCGAAAGCCTTTGTGGTCAAACAGCCTTCGGCCGAGTTGAGCGCCGACGAAGTGATGGCGTTCGTGGCCGGCCTGGTAGCGCCCTACAAGAAGGTACGCCAGGTCGAATTCATCGATGCGATCCCCAAGTCCTCGGCCGGCAAGATCCTGCGCCGCGAGCTGCGCGGCAACCAGCCGCACTAGATGGCGTCGGGGTCTTCCACGAAGGCGTCGGCGGCCTTCTGCGTGAGTTCCACCGCGGTGCGCGCCCACTGCGCCGTGGCGCCGGCCAACCCACATGCCGGCGTGATGCCGATGCGGTCGCGCAGGACAGCGCGGGCGAACCCGAGACGGTCCGTCAGCGCCACTGCCGCCTTGGCGACCTCCTCCACCGAGGGGCTGCCCTCTGGCGCCGTCGCGGGCACCACGCCGAGCAATACGGTGCGCCCCGAGTCGACGAACTCCCCGATTCCGTCCAGATCCGCGGGCGTCAATGTCGAAATATCGACCGAAACGGTACGAACAGCACTGCGCAACAACGCTTTCCACGGCAGGTCGGACGCACAGCTGTGCAGCGCCACCTCGGAGCCGACCGTCGCCACGCATGCGTCGAGCAGATTCATCGCCAACGGCTCGTCCACCGGATGCACCGGAGTGAAACTGGTGATTCCGGACAGCCGCCCCGCCAACGCGGCCGGCAGCGACGGTTCGTCGAGCTGCACCACCACCGGGGTCTCCAGCCGGCGGGCCACCTCGGCCCGATGGATGGCCAAGCCCTCGGCAAGCGAGGCCGAGAGGTCGCGCAGCGCACCGCGATCGGTGATGGCACGATGCCCGTTGGGCAGTTCCAGCTGGGCGGCCAGTGTGATCGGGCCGGGCGCCTGCACCTTGACCACGCGACCGCTACCTCGCAGCCCGGCGCGCTCCCAGGCTTCCTCCAGCGCGTCGATGTCCTCGCCGAGCAGGCTCACCGCCCGCCGCAGCGCAGCGCTGCGGCCCGGGGCCATGCGGTATCCGCGCGGCACCGTGTCGATCCCGATGTCGACCAGCAGCGCCCCGGCCCGGCCGATGAGGTCGGCGCCGATCCCGCGGGCCGGCAGCTCCACGAGGTGCGACAGGGTGTGCAGTTCACCGACGACGACTTCGGCGGCCGCCCGCGGCTCGGTACCCGGCCACGATCCGATTCCGGTGGCCGTCGCGAAAACACTCATGCGAAAACGCTCACGCGCGCGCGATGGTCGCGCTGGCGATGACCTCGTCGCCCTCGGCGTCGGGTCGGTACAGCACCATGGTCTGGCCGGGCGCCACCCCGCGCAGTGGTGCCCGCAGGGATGCCACCAGCCTGCGCTCGCGCAGCTCGACCACCGCGTCGACGATGCCGCCGTGTGCACGCACCTGAATCTGGCATTCCACCGGCCCGTCCAACGGGGTCCCACCGGTGAACACCGGCTTGTCGCCGAACAACTCCCGCACCTCGAGGTCCTCGGCCGGCCCGACCCGTACCGTGCCCGTCTCGGCGTCGATCGCGGTCACGTACCGCGGCCGGCCGTCGGCCCCCGGTCCCGGAATACCCAGACCCTTGCGCTGCCCGATCGTGAATCCGTGCACGCCTTCGTGTTCGGCGAGCACGGTGCCGTCGTTGTCGAGCACCGCACCCGGCCGAATGCCGATGCGGGCGCCCAGGAACGCCTGGGTGTCCCCCGACGGGATGAAGCAGATGTCGTGGCTGTCCGGCTTCTTCGCGACGGCCAGTCCACGCTCGGCGGCTTCGGCCCGGATCTGCGGCTTGGGCGTGTCACCGATCGGGAAGATCGCATGGGCGAGCTGCTCGGCCGTCAGCACACCCAGCACGTAGGACTGGTCCTTGTCGGCGTCGACGGCGCGGCGCAACCGGCCGTCGGTCAGCCGCGCGTAGTGACCGGTGGCCACCGCATCGAAGCCGAGCGCCAGGGCCCGCGCCGCCAGAGCCGAGAACTTGATCCGCTCGTTGCACCGCACACAGGGGTTGGGGGTCTCGCCGCGGGCATAGGACTCGACGAAGTCGTCGATCACGTCGTCCTTGAACCGGTCGGCGAAATCCCAGACATAGAACGGGATATCGAGGATGTCGGCCACCCGGCGGGCGTCGCCGGCGTCCTCCTTGGAGCAGCATCCCCGAGATCCGGTGCGCAACGTGCCGGGGGCCGACGAGAGCGCCATGTGCACCCCGACGACGTCGTGACCGGCGTCGACCATCCGGGCGGCGGCCACCGAGGAATCCACGCCGCCGCTCATCGCGACCAGGACCTTCATGAGAATGTCCTCCCTGCGCTGGCCAGTGCCGCCTGCCGGGCCCGCTCGACCGCGGCGGGCAGCACTTCCAGCACGGCATCGACGTCAGCGTCGGTGC
Protein-coding regions in this window:
- a CDS encoding uroporphyrinogen decarboxylase/cobalamine-independent methonine synthase family protein, whose protein sequence is MSVFATATGIGSWPGTEPRAAAEVVVGELHTLSHLVELPARGIGADLIGRAGALLVDIGIDTVPRGYRMAPGRSAALRRAVSLLGEDIDALEEAWERAGLRGSGRVVKVQAPGPITLAAQLELPNGHRAITDRGALRDLSASLAEGLAIHRAEVARRLETPVVVQLDEPSLPAALAGRLSGITSFTPVHPVDEPLAMNLLDACVATVGSEVALHSCASDLPWKALLRSAVRTVSVDISTLTPADLDGIGEFVDSGRTVLLGVVPATAPEGSPSVEEVAKAAVALTDRLGFARAVLRDRIGITPACGLAGATAQWARTAVELTQKAADAFVEDPDAI
- the mnmA gene encoding tRNA 2-thiouridine(34) synthase MnmA; protein product: MKVLVAMSGGVDSSVAAARMVDAGHDVVGVHMALSSAPGTLRTGSRGCCSKEDAGDARRVADILDIPFYVWDFADRFKDDVIDDFVESYARGETPNPCVRCNERIKFSALAARALALGFDAVATGHYARLTDGRLRRAVDADKDQSYVLGVLTAEQLAHAIFPIGDTPKPQIRAEAAERGLAVAKKPDSHDICFIPSGDTQAFLGARIGIRPGAVLDNDGTVLAEHEGVHGFTIGQRKGLGIPGPGADGRPRYVTAIDAETGTVRVGPAEDLEVRELFGDKPVFTGGTPLDGPVECQIQVRAHGGIVDAVVELRERRLVASLRAPLRGVAPGQTMVLYRPDAEGDEVIASATIARA